In Denitratisoma sp. DHT3, one DNA window encodes the following:
- a CDS encoding RDD family protein: MPIARCVRARRVQLSRIPIAYFSGYLDYLNVSNIEAGISPPPMLTIAIALAGYAVYFTVNWKLLQQKGQTIGKKVMGIRIANLDGSKPNLKSLLLKRYLPLASLPYIPYAGMALMYADTFWIFGKRRRCLHDIIAGTQVVRA; this comes from the coding sequence ATGCCGATTGCACGATGCGTCAGGGCAAGAAGAGTTCAACTGAGCAGGATACCGATCGCCTACTTTAGTGGTTACCTCGACTATCTCAACGTAAGCAACATCGAGGCCGGCATATCGCCTCCGCCCATGTTGACCATCGCGATTGCCTTGGCTGGTTATGCGGTCTACTTCACCGTCAATTGGAAGCTTCTACAACAGAAGGGGCAGACGATTGGCAAGAAGGTCATGGGCATCCGGATTGCCAATCTGGATGGCAGCAAGCCAAACTTGAAGTCCCTACTGCTTAAGCGTTACCTGCCACTCGCTTCTCTTCCATATATTCCATATGCAGGCATGGCTCTGATGTATGCAGACACGTTCTGGATTTTTGGCAAGCGGCGCAGATGTCTGCATGACATTATCGCTGGAACGCAAGTTGTAAGGGCTTAA
- a CDS encoding helix-turn-helix domain-containing protein — protein MGRSKKRESSLAVMLGGRIRALRQQLQWTQEDLAGRLGVEVNTVSRMECGTHLPSLQRLEEIADILDVPLAFLVGAASSHPKDQVTQLNDVLVGLSESQRKFILDIARQQSEFFKAK, from the coding sequence ATGGGTAGATCGAAGAAACGCGAATCTTCTTTGGCTGTGATGTTGGGCGGGCGGATTCGGGCGCTGCGACAGCAACTGCAATGGACCCAGGAGGATCTTGCCGGCCGGCTGGGTGTCGAGGTGAACACCGTCAGTCGTATGGAATGCGGGACGCATCTGCCCTCGCTACAGCGACTGGAGGAGATTGCCGATATTCTCGATGTGCCGCTTGCGTTCCTCGTTGGAGCGGCTTCGTCACATCCCAAGGATCAGGTAACGCAACTGAATGATGTGCTGGTGGGCCTGTCGGAGTCGCAGCGGAAATTCATTCTCGATATCGCCCGCCAGCAATCCGAGTTTTTCAAAGCCAAGTAA
- a CDS encoding HlyC/CorC family transporter, protein MDPSSSRPRLIERLSALLLREPEDREQLLELLHRAFERSLVDADALSMMEGALAVSEATVRDIMVPRSQMDVVDVSDAPVAIANFIIETSHSRFPVIGANKDDVVGILLAKDLLRYFAGKEFDLKSALRPAVFIPESKRLNVLLREFRVNHNHMAIVVDEYGGVAGLVTIEDVLEQIVGDIEDEYDFDETADNIVLDNAGRYRVKAITEIADFNRAFGTTFSDADCDTVAGLIIKQLGRLPKRNEVVQLDGLKLQVLRADSRRVHTLLVDAQRDLALALSSSGAT, encoded by the coding sequence ATGGACCCTTCCAGTAGCCGCCCGCGACTGATCGAGCGGCTTTCGGCCCTGCTGCTGCGGGAGCCGGAAGACCGCGAACAACTTCTGGAACTGCTGCACCGCGCCTTCGAGCGCAGCCTGGTCGATGCCGACGCCCTGTCGATGATGGAGGGCGCGCTGGCGGTTTCCGAGGCCACGGTACGCGACATCATGGTGCCCCGCTCCCAGATGGACGTGGTGGACGTCAGCGACGCTCCCGTCGCCATCGCCAACTTCATCATCGAAACCAGCCATTCCCGCTTTCCCGTCATCGGTGCCAACAAGGACGACGTGGTGGGCATCCTGCTGGCCAAGGACCTGCTGCGCTACTTCGCCGGCAAGGAGTTCGACCTCAAAAGCGCGCTGCGGCCGGCGGTGTTCATTCCCGAATCGAAACGCCTCAACGTGCTGCTGCGGGAATTCCGCGTCAACCACAACCACATGGCGATCGTCGTCGACGAATACGGCGGCGTGGCGGGCCTGGTCACCATCGAGGACGTGCTGGAACAGATCGTCGGCGACATCGAGGACGAATACGACTTCGACGAGACCGCCGACAACATCGTGCTGGACAACGCCGGCCGCTACCGGGTCAAGGCGATCACCGAAATCGCCGACTTCAACCGCGCCTTCGGCACCACATTCTCCGACGCCGACTGCGACACCGTCGCCGGCCTGATCATCAAGCAACTGGGCCGTCTGCCCAAGCGCAACGAGGTGGTGCAGCTCGACGGCCTCAAGCTGCAAGTGCTGCGCGCCGACAGCCGGCGCGTGCATACCCTGCTGGTGGATGCCCAGCGCGACCTGGCACTGGCATTGTCGAGCAGCGGCGCGACGTGA
- the ybeY gene encoding rRNA maturation RNase YbeY, whose product MKNSAGAARPALSLAVQYACADDTLSALPALPSRPRIRRWAQAACEGPAQVTVRFVDAGEGRQLNHDFRGKDYATNVLSFPYEADPVTIGDLVVCLPVVLKEAEAQGKAADAHFAHLIVHGMLHLQGYDHEAGDAEAELMERREREILARLGYPDPYV is encoded by the coding sequence GTGAAAAATAGCGCCGGCGCCGCACGCCCCGCCCTTTCCCTCGCCGTGCAGTACGCCTGCGCCGACGACACCCTGTCCGCTCTCCCCGCCCTGCCCTCGCGTCCGCGCATCCGGCGCTGGGCGCAGGCCGCCTGCGAAGGCCCGGCACAAGTCACCGTGCGCTTCGTCGATGCCGGGGAGGGCCGCCAACTGAATCACGATTTTCGCGGCAAGGACTACGCGACCAACGTGCTGTCCTTTCCCTACGAGGCCGACCCGGTCACGATCGGCGACCTGGTGGTGTGCCTGCCCGTGGTGCTGAAGGAAGCCGAAGCGCAGGGCAAGGCCGCCGACGCCCACTTCGCCCACCTGATCGTGCATGGTATGCTGCATTTACAGGGTTACGACCACGAAGCCGGCGATGCGGAAGCGGAATTGATGGAACGGCGCGAACGCGAGATTCTGGCCCGGCTGGGTTACCCCGATCCTTATGTTTAA
- a CDS encoding PhoH family protein: MTAPRNRTVDVTLQPVDNARLANLCGPLDENLRQIATAFDVTIARRGEVCRIGGEPAQARLAAQALEHFYELCGEPIGIEDIQLGLVEIANRGRPPLPPAGLITRRNDLHGRTPHQVEYLRQIQEHDITFGIGPAGTGKTYLAVACAVDAFERDLVQRIVLTRPAVEAGERLGFLPGDLAQKVDPYLRPLYDALYDLMGFDKVGRLFEKGHIEIAPLAYMRGRTLNHAFIILDEAQNTTPEQMKMFLTRIGIGAKAVITGDVTQVDLPRGHKSGLAEARRILKDVRGLAFTDFDASDVVRHPLVARIVAAYEKNIMEEKRRAQAEGHGTGGEK, encoded by the coding sequence GTGACCGCGCCGCGCAACAGGACTGTCGACGTGACGCTGCAGCCGGTGGACAACGCCCGGCTGGCCAATCTGTGCGGTCCGCTCGATGAGAACCTGCGCCAGATCGCCACGGCCTTCGACGTCACCATCGCCCGCCGCGGCGAAGTCTGCCGCATCGGCGGCGAGCCCGCCCAGGCGCGGCTGGCGGCCCAGGCCCTGGAGCATTTCTACGAGCTCTGCGGCGAGCCGATCGGCATCGAGGACATCCAACTGGGCCTGGTGGAAATCGCCAACCGCGGCCGGCCGCCGCTGCCGCCGGCGGGCCTGATCACCCGCCGCAACGATCTGCACGGCCGCACCCCCCACCAGGTCGAGTACCTGCGCCAGATCCAGGAACACGACATCACCTTCGGCATCGGCCCGGCCGGTACCGGCAAGACCTACCTGGCGGTGGCCTGCGCGGTGGATGCCTTCGAACGCGACCTGGTGCAGCGCATCGTGCTCACCCGCCCCGCCGTGGAAGCCGGCGAACGCCTGGGCTTTCTGCCCGGCGACTTGGCGCAGAAGGTCGATCCCTACCTGCGCCCGCTCTACGACGCGCTCTACGACCTGATGGGCTTCGACAAGGTGGGACGCCTGTTCGAGAAGGGCCATATCGAGATCGCCCCGCTGGCCTACATGCGCGGGCGCACCCTGAACCACGCCTTCATCATCCTCGACGAGGCGCAGAACACCACGCCGGAACAGATGAAGATGTTCCTCACCCGCATCGGCATCGGCGCCAAGGCCGTGATCACCGGCGACGTGACCCAGGTGGACCTGCCGCGCGGCCACAAGTCCGGCCTGGCGGAGGCGCGCCGCATCCTCAAGGACGTGCGCGGCTTGGCCTTCACCGACTTCGACGCTTCCGACGTGGTGCGCCATCCGCTGGTGGCGCGGATCGTCGCCGCGTACGAGAAGAACATCATGGAGGAAAAGCGCCGCGCGCAGGCCGAGGGGCATGGGACCGGCGGTGAAAAATAG
- the miaB gene encoding tRNA (N6-isopentenyl adenosine(37)-C2)-methylthiotransferase MiaB: MTKKVFIRTFGCQMNEYDSDKMADVLAAGEGTVKTDDPEEADIILFNTCSVREKAQEKVFHDLGRVRHLKQKNPGLLIGVGGCVASQEGDAIVKRAPYVDLVFGPQTLHRLPQLIAARRESGKSQVDISFPEIEKFDHLPAAKVEGTAAFVSIMEGCSKFCTFCIVPYTRGEEVSRPMEDILTEVAGLAQQGVKEVTLLGQNVNAYRGTMEGGDETADLAFLIETIAEMPGIERIRYTTSHPREMSQRLIDVYGRVPKLVSHLHLPVQSGSDRVLAAMKRGYTVLEYKSIVRKLRAARPDISLSSDFIVGFPGETEEDFEKTMKLIEDVGFDNSFFFIYSPRPGTPAAEMADETPEEVKTRRLIRVQQHIEAKALEISRAMVGTVQRVLVEGHAKKDASELAARTDNNRVVNFPGHPRLIGQFIELTITAALPHSLRGELRIRES, from the coding sequence ATGACCAAGAAAGTGTTCATCCGTACCTTCGGGTGCCAGATGAACGAATACGATTCCGACAAGATGGCGGACGTGCTCGCCGCCGGCGAAGGCACGGTCAAGACCGACGACCCCGAAGAAGCCGACATCATCCTGTTCAACACCTGCTCGGTGCGCGAGAAGGCGCAGGAGAAGGTGTTCCACGACCTGGGCCGGGTCCGTCACCTGAAACAGAAGAATCCCGGGCTGCTGATCGGCGTCGGCGGCTGCGTGGCGAGCCAGGAAGGTGACGCCATCGTCAAGCGGGCGCCGTATGTCGACCTGGTGTTCGGTCCGCAGACCCTGCACCGCCTGCCCCAACTGATCGCCGCACGGCGCGAGAGCGGCAAGTCGCAGGTGGACATCTCCTTCCCCGAGATCGAGAAGTTCGACCATCTGCCCGCCGCCAAGGTCGAGGGCACGGCGGCCTTCGTCTCCATCATGGAAGGCTGCTCCAAGTTCTGCACCTTCTGCATCGTGCCCTACACCCGCGGCGAGGAAGTCTCCCGGCCGATGGAGGACATCCTGACCGAAGTGGCCGGCCTGGCGCAGCAGGGCGTCAAGGAAGTGACCCTCCTGGGACAGAACGTGAATGCCTACCGCGGCACGATGGAAGGCGGCGACGAGACCGCCGACCTGGCCTTCCTGATCGAGACCATCGCCGAGATGCCCGGCATCGAGCGCATCCGCTACACCACCTCCCATCCCCGCGAGATGAGCCAGCGCCTGATCGACGTCTACGGCCGGGTGCCGAAGCTGGTCTCCCACCTGCACCTGCCGGTGCAGTCCGGCTCGGACCGCGTGCTGGCGGCGATGAAGCGCGGCTACACGGTGCTGGAGTACAAGTCCATCGTCAGGAAGCTGCGGGCGGCGCGGCCGGACATTTCACTCTCGTCCGACTTCATCGTCGGTTTCCCCGGCGAGACGGAAGAGGATTTCGAGAAGACCATGAAGCTGATCGAGGACGTCGGCTTCGACAACAGCTTCTTTTTCATCTACAGCCCCCGCCCCGGCACGCCGGCGGCGGAGATGGCCGACGAGACGCCGGAAGAGGTCAAGACCCGGCGCCTGATCCGCGTCCAGCAGCACATCGAGGCCAAGGCGCTGGAGATCTCCCGTGCCATGGTGGGCACGGTGCAGCGGGTGCTGGTGGAAGGCCACGCGAAGAAGGATGCCAGCGAACTCGCCGCCCGCACCGACAACAACCGGGTGGTGAACTTCCCCGGCCACCCACGACTGATCGGCCAGTTCATCGAACTCACCATCACCGCCGCGCTGCCGCACAGCCTGCGCGGCGAGCTTCGGATCCGGGAATCGTGA
- the nudB gene encoding dihydroneopterin triphosphate diphosphatase, with product MTMSFKRPVSVLVVIHTPALEVLLLERANHPDFWQSVTGSQEGDETLAATALREVREETGIAAQAMDLRDWRISNRYEIFLQWRHRYAPGVSHNQEHVFSLCLPNAIPVAVAPDEHRDQRWLPWREAAAACFSWSNRDAILMLPEMLPVLTACGADV from the coding sequence ATGACCATGAGCTTCAAGCGCCCGGTGTCGGTGCTGGTGGTGATCCATACCCCGGCCTTGGAGGTGCTGCTGCTGGAACGCGCCAACCATCCGGATTTCTGGCAGTCGGTCACCGGCAGCCAGGAGGGCGACGAAACCCTGGCCGCCACCGCCCTGCGCGAAGTGCGCGAGGAAACCGGCATCGCAGCGCAGGCCATGGACCTGCGCGACTGGCGCATCAGCAACCGCTATGAAATCTTTCTCCAGTGGCGCCATCGCTACGCGCCGGGCGTCAGCCACAACCAGGAGCACGTGTTCAGCCTGTGCCTGCCCAACGCCATCCCGGTCGCCGTGGCGCCCGACGAGCACCGGGATCAGCGCTGGCTGCCCTGGCGCGAGGCGGCGGCGGCCTGCTTCTCCTGGAGCAACCGCGACGCGATCCTGATGTTGCCCGAGATGCTGCCCGTCCTCACCGCCTGCGGCGCAGACGTATAA
- a CDS encoding barstar family protein encodes MSHTDLRELLRQVAHAGVYHLPADGRAALVEAAKADGYVVFPVDLAAVADKDGLLTAIGRAMAFPEWFGRNLDALLDCLADLGWQPGEGYLVLLDHCDGIHGRAEADFVATLQVFADAAAEWREQGVAFWCFVDLRADGLAWLPPIPR; translated from the coding sequence ATGAGCCACACAGATCTGCGGGAACTGCTGCGGCAAGTCGCCCACGCCGGGGTCTATCACCTCCCCGCCGACGGCCGCGCGGCCCTGGTCGAGGCGGCGAAAGCCGACGGCTACGTGGTGTTCCCGGTGGACCTGGCCGCCGTCGCGGACAAGGACGGACTGCTGACGGCGATCGGCCGGGCCATGGCGTTCCCCGAGTGGTTCGGTCGCAATCTGGACGCGCTGCTGGACTGCCTGGCCGACCTGGGCTGGCAGCCGGGCGAGGGCTATCTGGTACTGCTGGATCACTGCGACGGCATCCACGGCCGCGCCGAGGCGGATTTCGTCGCCACCCTCCAGGTCTTCGCCGACGCCGCCGCCGAATGGCGCGAACAGGGCGTCGCCTTCTGGTGCTTCGTCGACCTGCGCGCCGACGGCCTGGCCTGGCTACCGCCAATCCCACGATGA
- a CDS encoding ribonuclease domain-containing protein: MAGLLRLFLALLLAALLGPAAAREIRAIAYQDLPPEARQTLRLIDEDGPFPYRRDGIVFGNRERRLPAAPRDYYREYTVPTPGSRDRGARRIVAGGDGERYYSPDHYRHFLSIRP, translated from the coding sequence ATGGCCGGACTGCTGCGGCTTTTCCTCGCCCTGCTGCTGGCCGCCCTGCTGGGGCCGGCCGCGGCGCGGGAAATCCGCGCGATCGCGTACCAGGACTTGCCGCCCGAGGCGCGCCAGACGCTGCGCCTGATCGACGAGGACGGCCCCTTCCCCTACCGCCGCGACGGCATCGTCTTCGGCAACCGTGAGCGGCGCCTGCCCGCGGCGCCGCGCGACTATTACCGGGAGTACACCGTGCCCACTCCTGGCAGCCGCGACCGCGGCGCGCGGCGCATCGTCGCCGGCGGCGATGGCGAGCGTTACTACAGCCCCGATCACTATCGCCATTTCCTGAGCATCCGCCCATGA
- the aspS gene encoding aspartate--tRNA ligase, protein MRTHYCGQLNAGLTDQIVTLCGWAHRRRDHGGVIFIDLRDREGLAQVVCDPDRAEMFSRAETVRSEFVLKITGKVRRRPAGTENPNLASGEIEVLCHEIEILNAAVTPPFQLDDENLSENVRLTHRVIDLRRPQMQKNLMLRYQVARAFRRFLDDNGFVDVETPMLTKSTPEGARDYLVPSRVHPGQFFALPQSPQLFKQLLMVAGYDRYYQITKCFRDEDLRADRQPEFTQVDIETSFMGEGQITALMEEMIRTVFQQTLAVELPSPFPRITYAEAMRRFGSDKPDLRVTLELTDVTDAVADVAFKVFSGPATSGGRVAALRIPNGAGLSRGEIDGYTEFVKIYGAKGLAYIKVNDASQLNETGLQSPIVKNLHERALQIIMERTGAQNGDLIFFGADKTKIVNDALGALRVKLGHEKGYMNGKAWEPVWVVDFPMFEYDEEDRRWTACHHPFTAPKDGHEEFLQTDPGQCLAKAYDLALNGWEIGGGSVRIHKADVQAKVFEALAIGPEEQQTKFGFLLDALKYGAPPHGGLAFGLDRIVTMMTGAESIRDVIAFPKTQRAQCLLTDAPSSVDEKQLRELHVRLRQKVETQVEVGKG, encoded by the coding sequence ATGCGTACCCACTACTGCGGCCAACTGAATGCCGGCCTTACCGATCAGATCGTCACCCTTTGCGGCTGGGCGCACCGCCGCCGCGACCATGGCGGCGTGATCTTCATCGACCTGCGCGACCGCGAAGGCCTGGCCCAGGTGGTCTGCGACCCGGACCGCGCCGAGATGTTCAGCCGCGCCGAGACCGTGCGCAGCGAGTTCGTACTCAAGATCACCGGCAAGGTGCGCCGCCGCCCGGCCGGCACCGAGAATCCCAACCTGGCCTCCGGCGAGATCGAAGTGCTTTGCCATGAGATCGAGATCCTCAACGCCGCCGTCACGCCCCCGTTCCAGCTCGACGACGAGAACCTCTCGGAAAACGTGCGCCTGACCCACCGCGTGATCGACCTGCGCCGCCCCCAGATGCAGAAGAACCTGATGCTGCGCTACCAGGTGGCCCGCGCCTTCCGCCGCTTCCTCGACGACAACGGCTTCGTGGACGTGGAAACCCCGATGCTGACCAAGAGCACTCCGGAAGGCGCCCGCGACTACCTGGTGCCCTCCCGCGTGCACCCCGGCCAGTTCTTCGCCCTGCCCCAGTCGCCGCAGCTGTTCAAGCAGCTCCTGATGGTGGCCGGCTACGACCGCTACTACCAGATCACCAAGTGCTTCCGCGACGAGGACCTGCGCGCCGACCGCCAGCCCGAGTTCACCCAGGTCGATATCGAGACCTCCTTCATGGGCGAGGGACAGATCACCGCGCTGATGGAGGAGATGATCCGCACGGTGTTCCAGCAGACGCTGGCCGTCGAGTTGCCCAGCCCCTTCCCGCGCATCACCTACGCGGAAGCCATGCGCCGCTTCGGCTCCGACAAGCCCGACCTGCGCGTCACCCTGGAACTCACCGACGTCACCGACGCGGTGGCCGACGTCGCCTTCAAGGTCTTCTCCGGCCCCGCCACCTCCGGCGGCCGCGTCGCCGCCCTGCGCATTCCCAATGGCGCCGGCCTGTCGCGCGGCGAGATCGACGGCTACACCGAGTTCGTCAAGATTTACGGCGCCAAGGGTCTGGCCTACATCAAGGTCAACGACGCCAGCCAGTTGAACGAGACCGGTCTGCAATCCCCCATCGTCAAGAACCTCCACGAGCGGGCGCTGCAGATCATCATGGAGCGCACCGGCGCCCAGAACGGCGACCTGATCTTCTTCGGCGCCGACAAAACCAAGATCGTCAACGACGCGCTGGGCGCGCTGCGCGTCAAGCTCGGCCACGAGAAGGGCTACATGAACGGCAAGGCCTGGGAGCCGGTCTGGGTGGTGGACTTCCCGATGTTCGAGTACGACGAGGAGGACCGTCGCTGGACCGCCTGCCACCACCCCTTCACGGCGCCCAAGGACGGCCACGAGGAATTCCTCCAGACCGACCCGGGCCAGTGCCTGGCCAAGGCCTACGACCTGGCCCTGAACGGCTGGGAGATCGGCGGCGGCTCGGTGCGGATCCACAAGGCCGACGTCCAGGCCAAGGTGTTCGAGGCACTGGCGATCGGTCCCGAGGAACAGCAGACGAAGTTCGGCTTCCTGCTCGACGCCCTCAAGTACGGCGCACCCCCCCACGGCGGCCTGGCCTTCGGCCTGGACCGCATCGTCACCATGATGACCGGCGCCGAATCCATCCGCGACGTGATCGCTTTCCCCAAGACCCAGCGCGCCCAGTGCCTGCTCACCGACGCACCGTCCAGCGTGGATGAGAAGCAGCTGCGCGAACTGCACGTGCGCCTGCGGCAGAAAGTGGAAACCCAGGTGGAAGTCGGCAAGGGTTGA
- a CDS encoding DUF502 domain-containing protein: MKKYFITGLLIWVPVAITAWVLAAIVRTMDQSLLLLPHDLRPERLLGFYVPGLGVLLTLLVVFVTGLVTANIIGQRLIRFWEGLLARIPVVKSVYYSVKQVSDTLFSSSGEAFRKALLVEYPRKGSWTIAFLTGQPGGDVVNYLQGEWVSVYVPTTPNPTSGFFLMMPKADVIELDMSVDEALKYIISMGVVAPPMSNPLGHAQNE, translated from the coding sequence TTGAAAAAATATTTCATCACCGGCCTCCTGATCTGGGTACCCGTGGCGATCACCGCCTGGGTGCTGGCGGCGATCGTCCGCACCATGGATCAATCCCTGCTGCTGCTGCCGCACGATCTGCGGCCGGAGCGGTTGCTCGGCTTCTACGTGCCGGGGCTCGGCGTGCTGTTGACCCTGCTGGTGGTGTTCGTCACCGGCCTGGTGACCGCCAACATCATCGGCCAGCGCCTGATCCGTTTCTGGGAGGGCCTGCTGGCCCGCATCCCGGTGGTGAAGTCGGTCTACTACAGCGTCAAGCAGGTCTCCGACACCCTCTTCTCCTCCAGCGGCGAAGCCTTCCGCAAGGCCCTACTGGTCGAATATCCGCGCAAGGGCAGCTGGACCATCGCCTTCCTGACCGGCCAGCCCGGCGGCGACGTGGTGAATTACCTGCAGGGCGAGTGGGTCAGCGTCTATGTGCCGACCACGCCCAACCCCACCTCCGGCTTTTTCCTGATGATGCCCAAGGCCGATGTGATCGAGCTGGACATGAGCGTCGACGAGGCGCTCAAGTACATCATTTCCATGGGCGTCGTCGCCCCGCCGATGAGCAACCCCCTCGGCCACGCCCAGAACGAATAG
- a CDS encoding FmdB family zinc ribbon protein, which yields MPIYAYRCGNCGHEKDVMQKMSDAPLTTCPECKQESFSKQLTAAGFQLKGSGWYATDFKGGAPAPKNDNPPPCQGGTGACPSATPNATSCG from the coding sequence ATGCCCATCTACGCTTATCGCTGCGGGAATTGCGGTCACGAGAAGGACGTCATGCAGAAGATGAGTGACGCGCCGCTCACGACCTGTCCCGAGTGCAAACAGGAAAGTTTCAGCAAACAATTGACCGCCGCCGGTTTCCAGCTCAAGGGCAGCGGCTGGTACGCCACCGACTTCAAGGGCGGCGCACCCGCGCCCAAGAACGACAACCCGCCGCCCTGCCAGGGCGGCACCGGCGCCTGTCCCAGCGCCACGCCCAATGCCACGTCGTGCGGCTGA
- a CDS encoding IS5 family transposase (programmed frameshift), with product MDRDMLSDAQWARISELLPGKPTDKGGRAVDNRLFVEAVLYTARVGNPWRDLPPKFGNWHSVYVRFARWEANGVWSRVAEALRGEADLEELFIDSTVVRAHQHSAGAFKKNGGDQAIGRSRGGLTTKIHACVDALGNPLRLILTGGQVADITQGPALVDALVTDAVVADKGYDSNAFVDTIARMGAEAVIPPRSNRPTPREFDRERYKARNLVERFFNRLKQFRRLATRYDKLANRFNAFLHLACTYIWLL from the exons ATGGATCGGGACATGTTGAGCGATGCACAGTGGGCGCGGATTTCGGAGTTGTTGCCAGGGAAGCCCACGGACAAGGGAGGGCGTGCCGTGGATAACCGTTTATTTGTTGAGGCGGTGCTATACACCGCCCGGGTAGGCAACCCCTGGCGTGATTTGCCGCCGAAGTTTGGCAACTGGCACTCTGTGTATGTGCGCTTTGCACGATGGGAAGCCAATGGGGTTTGGTCGCGAGTGGCCGAGGCCCTCCGAGGAGAAGCAGACCTGGAAGAGCTCTTCATCGACTCGACAGTGGTACGTGCGCACCAGCACTCAGCGGGCGCAT TCAAAAAAAACGGTGGCGATCAGGCGATCGGTCGGTCGCGTGGCGGACTGACCACCAAGATCCATGCGTGCGTGGATGCCCTGGGTAATCCGCTGCGCCTGATCCTCACCGGTGGTCAGGTGGCCGACATTACGCAAGGCCCCGCACTGGTCGATGCCTTGGTTACCGACGCAGTGGTCGCCGACAAGGGATACGACAGCAACGCGTTTGTCGACACCATCGCCCGCATGGGCGCTGAGGCCGTCATTCCACCCCGCAGCAATCGCCCCACGCCGCGTGAGTTCGACCGAGAGCGCTACAAGGCGCGTAACCTGGTCGAGCGATTCTTCAATCGGCTCAAGCAATTTCGCCGACTCGCCACACGTTACGACAAGCTCGCCAACCGCTTCAATGCATTCTTGCATCTGGCATGCACCTATATCTGGCTACTGTGA
- a CDS encoding prepilin peptidase, whose protein sequence is MQNLLLLPPAYWIGVCALLGLIVGSFLNVVIHRLPKMMERDWAIQCAELRGEELPAGEPLSLSRPASRCPACGHAISALENIPLLSWLFLKGRCRACRAPISPRYPLVEALTGALFALAAWKLGPGWSLAGALLFLAAAIALTWIDFDTQLLPDDITLPLLWAGLLFNLGGTFTSLPSAVIGAMAGYLSLWLVYWGFKLATGKEGMGYGDFKLLAAIGAWLGWQMLPLTILLSSFVGALVGILLIVLARHGRNVPIPFGPYLAAAGVIALFWGADLNRAWLGLLL, encoded by the coding sequence ATGCAAAACCTGCTCCTTCTGCCCCCCGCCTATTGGATCGGCGTTTGCGCCTTGCTGGGACTGATCGTCGGCAGTTTCCTGAATGTCGTGATCCATCGCCTGCCAAAAATGATGGAACGCGACTGGGCCATCCAGTGCGCCGAACTGCGGGGCGAAGAATTGCCGGCCGGCGAGCCGCTGTCCCTCTCCCGGCCGGCCTCGCGCTGCCCGGCCTGCGGCCACGCCATCTCCGCCCTGGAGAACATCCCGCTCCTGAGCTGGCTGTTCCTCAAAGGACGTTGCCGGGCCTGCCGGGCACCGATCAGCCCGCGCTACCCCCTGGTGGAAGCCCTGACCGGCGCGCTGTTCGCCCTGGCCGCCTGGAAACTGGGCCCCGGCTGGTCGCTGGCCGGCGCCCTGCTGTTCCTGGCGGCCGCCATCGCCCTGACCTGGATCGACTTCGACACCCAGCTCCTGCCCGACGACATCACCCTGCCCCTGCTCTGGGCCGGCCTGCTGTTCAACCTGGGCGGCACCTTCACCAGCCTGCCCAGCGCCGTGATCGGCGCCATGGCCGGCTATTTGTCACTATGGCTGGTGTATTGGGGATTCAAGCTCGCCACCGGCAAGGAGGGCATGGGCTACGGGGATTTCAAGCTGCTGGCCGCCATCGGCGCCTGGCTGGGCTGGCAGATGCTGCCTTTGACGATCCTGCTCTCCTCCTTCGTCGGCGCGCTGGTGGGCATCCTGCTGATCGTTCTCGCCCGCCACGGCCGCAACGTTCCCATCCCTTTCGGCCCCTATCTGGCGGCCGCCGGCGTGATCGCCCTGTTCTGGGGCGCCGACCTGAACCGCGCCTGGCTGGGCCTCTTGCTCTAG